Genomic window (Chryseobacterium sp. H1D6B):
ATCTGCTTTATCATTTTTTAATCCTGCTTAAAGCTAAGAATTTTACGCTGGAGGATATTGAAAGTGTTTTGAAAGAACGGAGTAAATAAATGTTTTTAATACGATAAGCTCTATTGCGACATAGTATTTTTATGAAACAATTATACTGGCATTAATAACTTGGTGTTAAACGAACTTTTCTAACAAATAAACAAAAAGCTATCCATGGATAGCTTTCATATTTTAAAAATTGTATAACGATTTATTTACTTTGCAATCATAACTTTTCTTACAACAGTCTGATCTCCTGCTTTCAATATGCCTAAATAAGCTCCGTTTGTCAAACTTCCAACATTAATTTTAGTCTTGTTTTCTGTTTTAAGCAGCGAGCGGCCGGATAGATCAGTAATCTCAAAGCTGAAACTCTTTATTTTAGAATCAGGAAGTTCAATATTAAGCAACTCTTTCGCTGGATTTGGATAAATTTTTACAGACTCTAACTTGCTTAATGAATTATCTTTAATTCCTAACAGAACTGGAGTTGAAGTAGTTGTTGCCACTGCAAAATGCTGCAGTGCGCCTACAGATGCCTTTCCTACATTATAAATATAAACAGGATCGGTATTCGCAAAAGTATCATTGGAAGTGTGCGGATAGCTGCTTCTTATATACTCAAAATAACCGGTGATCACTTCTCCTTTTGCATCAAAAGGCACATAATCTGTATCTTCAGCTTCATCAATATCCGTCTGCAGTGTTGAATAAAGACTAGTACAAGCCATCAGTTCCTGAGTAGCGATAACAGAAGCTGCAGTATTATTGGGATTTCCGCCCATATCTTCATCACAGTAAATAGTGTTATTGGTATTACCCATTTTACCGCCGACCTGATCAAGATTGAATACTAATTTTATATCCAGTACACGGGTAGAGCCTTGATACGCTACGGTATTTGCATAATGATAACTTCCTTTTAATCCTTGTTCTTCTCCAGAAAAGTGAATGAATTTTATAGAATATTCTGTAGGAATATCTTTTAAGATTCTTGCCGCTTCTAAAATAATAGAGGTTCCACTGCCGTTATCGTTGACTCCCGGCCCGTTAAGACTGTCGAAATGACCGCAGATAATAACAAACTTATTAGGATAAAGAGTTCCTGTTTTTGTAATAACTAAATTCTTAGAACTTGTACTTCCAAAAGTAAAAGGATCCTCTACAATCTGGCTGGCTGTATATCCATAAGAAAGATATTTATTTTTAAGCCAGGTTAAAGCATTTGCATTTGCTGTAGAGCCTGTTGTTTTTATACCAAGGTTGGCAAACTGCTGTAAATTGGTGGTAATATTGGTCTGCGAAACCATATCAGCTCTGTCTTTATAAGCTTGAATGAAACTTTGAGCCTGTACGCCAAAAGTTGTTAAAGAAAAAAGCAGAAG
Coding sequences:
- a CDS encoding M28 family peptidase, which gives rise to MRKITTLLLFSLTTFGVQAQSFIQAYKDRADMVSQTNITTNLQQFANLGIKTTGSTANANALTWLKNKYLSYGYTASQIVEDPFTFGSTSSKNLVITKTGTLYPNKFVIICGHFDSLNGPGVNDNGSGTSIILEAARILKDIPTEYSIKFIHFSGEEQGLKGSYHYANTVAYQGSTRVLDIKLVFNLDQVGGKMGNTNNTIYCDEDMGGNPNNTAASVIATQELMACTSLYSTLQTDIDEAEDTDYVPFDAKGEVITGYFEYIRSSYPHTSNDTFANTDPVYIYNVGKASVGALQHFAVATTTSTPVLLGIKDNSLSKLESVKIYPNPAKELLNIELPDSKIKSFSFEITDLSGRSLLKTENKTKINVGSLTNGAYLGILKAGDQTVVRKVMIAK